The window TGCAGATTAAACTACAGTTCATCTCAAGAATCAGATACAGCATTAAAGGGCACAGGctaatgtaaaaataaactggCATCTTACAAGCCAATTGAAAACCAAAAAGCTGCTAAAAAGACATTATGCTGCTAAATTTTGATTCTGTcagcaagcaagcaaaaaaatttccttcctcctctcatAAAGATGACACTGAATGTActacaaataaacacaaaccgAAGAAGAAAATCTGCAGTAATTACTGGTTCATTTAATACTTTATGGCATTGTTTCTTTACTTTCACTATCTCACAGACATAACAGAAACTAAGGGCTATGCTTTTCCTTCTAAACTGTGTGCAGGAAAGTAATTTAAAGGTCAGTAGTACACAGACAAGCATactctttttcatttaaactaaaaaaattattgtctCACTCCAATTACCAGTTCTTTTAATGGATCTAGTAGATTAGAATCTGGCTGTCATTTCAGGCGTATCAGCTGTGGAAAGATAAAAGTGATAGTTCACGATTCTGTCACCAGCACGATCAAACGGAGTGGAAAAGGTTGTTAACAGCACGGTGCCTTTTTATAAAGCTAGAACTGAAGCCTTCATCTGAGAAACAACTCATAAAAACAAGACTCTACACAAACTATCACTCCTCTGGAATTCTACAAGGAGAAAACATGTAAACTACAGCTCTTGAGCTATGCACAATTCTCTGGCAATCTCCATGCTGAGACaatttgttttggggttttgtttggttttttttttatcagcagTACCAAGGACCATGACACAAGCCATGAGAGGAAAACAGACTGCAGAACTTAGGCTGACATCAAGGCACCACCGCAAGGACTTGGCAGCCTATTTCACCCAAGTATCTGCTTCACAAGAGCCTAAGTAAACTACCGACATCTCTGCACAACAAGGCTAAGTGTGCCACTGTCTAAGGCAAATTTCTAGCAACAGTCATGTAACTTTATTTTCCCAACAATGCCACTGGATTATCTAGTCTTAGAACACCATCCCTTGCTTAATCATTCATGCCTTGCTAGTTTAGTTGTGCCAGTGAAACTGTCAGGCCGAGAAATGGACTGAACAAGAGAAATGCACGTTCAAAGTAACCCAGTCATCACCTCTCTGAAAAGTTAAAGGGCCAACTGGAAGGAAGGTCCCATCGAAActggtttgaaaagaaaaattgagaaatGTATAGCTTCCATCCCACCACAAGGCTTTGAATATAGACATCATAAGGACAAGAAGACTGGCAGTCCCTAGCTTCACACCGTCTGCATCTAGATCCAAGCAAGCCTGCACTTCTGTGCTACAAAACTACACCCGCTTTAACATTAAATCCCTCCACCCACCACATCCTGCACTGCACCCACTTGTTGTGCATAGTCTAACACCTATcatactacttttttttttttccccctccttgtCTACCGAAGGCTCACTAAACACGGCGGTTCGCTGTCCCTCCGCCCCCTCTCCGGCCGGACGCTGCCCACAGGCTTCGCACCGGCCCAGCCCGAGACCGCCAGGACCGACTGACCTGTCAGCCCGACAGGCCGGACACTCACCCACCCACCCAGCCAGCTCGGCTGCACACAGCGAGGAGCGACACTCTTCATCACGTCCCCAGCAGAAGGGGAGGAAGGCCCCCTCCgccagcagcaaggcagggaagggggaggaCGGCAGAGCCCTCTTACCTGAGGAACCGGACACCCCGTCCCAGCCCCGACCGAGCTGCCATGCGGGCAGTGCCGCCGGAGCCAGCGGCAGACCGGCCTGCACCGGGCGCCCCGTCCACCCCAAGCggtgcagcctctgctgccccTACCCACCGGCTCTCAGAGCCTTTCCCTCCTTACCCATCGCGGCGGACACGCCCGGCGCCCGGCGCCGTGCAAACGCGAGCTCGCCGCTCCGGAGCGCTCCGCACCGGCAGCACACACCGATGCAAGATGGCGGACACCGCCCCGCCGCGCGCCGCACTGGTCGGGGGGCGGGGTCCGCCgctcccagcagcctctgcGCGGCTCGCgcccgccccgggccggggAACGGTGCTTCCCAGCGGGAagcgcgcgcgcgcgcgcgggagggaaggaaggaaggcggTGAGGGGGCCCGGTGACGGAGCCCCGTGACGGAGCCCGGTGTCCGCGGTGCCGCTGCTGCCATGGTGCTGTGCGACGTGTGCGGCCGGGCCCTGCCCTCCGAGGCGGCGGCCGGGCGGCACCCGCGGCGCCCGTCCCTGTgccgccgccagccccgctgcccgctCTGCGCCGCCGCCGTGGGCTGCGAGGAGCTCCGGCGGCACATGGAGACGGCCCACCCGGAGCCGGGCCCGCCGGGCTCCCGCCGCCCGGGGGCGCCGCCCGAGTGCCCGTTctgcggggaggcggcggggcgggagctggaggagcacgTCAGGGCGCGGCACGGGCACCTGCTGGGCGCCCCCGGCACGGGTGAGCGGCGCTGGGCAGGGACGGGTCCCTCCGCGGGGATCGGGGCTGGCAACGGGAAACCGGCCGGGCGATGAAGTTGCAACAAAGGAAGTAGTTATGTGTTTAGGTAGTGTAGTTTAATGGACTAATTTGATTCGTTTATTCTGGGCGTGATCAGAGTTTTATTTTGACTGATTGGCCGAATGCTGGTAGTTATTTCAGAAACTTTAAGGTGGCATCTCTGCTGGTGGGTAATACCCTTAGAAGACTAACATTTGTGATGTAACAGGCTACATATACTGACTAGATAAATGGTGGTTAGAATGCAAAATGTGCCAGTACAGTCAACCACACTGCATAATCTgtgattaaaatgtttttcGTAACGAATTCCCCCCGCCAAGAACACACCCACCCCCCAGGTCTTAGCACTGAACAACATTTTACTTCCATGTGTGCAAATAATGCAAGAGTTTGAATAATTTACTTGCCTGCATGCcagtttctgctttaaaaatagttatattaaggtgttttggttttttatgtatttaacaGGTTTCAggaaactgtatttttcaggGTTACGTTAAATGCTTCTGGTGAATTTAGATGATTATACCACCAAGTTTTCCTCCAACCAGTCATAAACATTTAGTTGGGGCAAATGCCTTCCAGAAACTGCTAACACAGGATATCAGTTCTTATGCTTTATGAACAGAGGAAGGTGCAGAAAAATCCTAGGGACTCGAGGAGAGCAGTAAAGATGGAGTCAGACACTTGTCTGTGGTTCCCAGTGACAGAACAACAGGCAGTGGGCCCGAGTCAAAATATGAGGAATGCTATTTAAATACAAGAGCGCTTCTTTTTACTGTGAAAGTGGTTAAACACCAGAATATGTTCCTCTGGGAAGTTTGTGAAGAGTCTATGCTTGGAATTATTCAAAAAATGACTGGGAAAAGCTGTGTGTAACTTTACCTATTTAATGTGACCATTCTACCAGGGACTGTATAGTCTCCAGAAATCCTTTTGAATTTTACCTATACTACATGGTACCCTCAATAATAATCCTAAAACTGcagaaagaacatttatttGAGGAGATGTGGGAAGACCAACAAAATAAGAATGACAgcactttttattctttcaggCCAACAACTGCTGTGTTATTACGTGAATGTTAAATTTTTCTGTTAGCAGAACACATCTTCTTATTAATGGTTTGATATTTCAGACTAAGCATTTCTTGATACAAATGTGGTCATAGCAAATTGTAATCTGTAagttaaatggggaaaaacttaatcaaaagaaggaaaatatgccttaaatttttcatgtatttagaTACAAATTCTTAACTGCTGAGGAAAGTAACAGTTGTTAAGAATTTGCTTCCTTTCACTGAGGAATTTCAGTGGCAACACAAACTTCATTACTGTGTATTTGTTTTAGATTGTATATCAGTTAGGGGATGATTCTAGCGAAGAACCACAGGAATTGCATTAATcaagaaactgaatttctttttcagacacAGGAAATGGTGAACAGCTCTATGAATGTCCTATGTGTAGTCTTACCTGTACAAACATTCAGATTCTTGAAGAGCATGTGGATTTACACTTAGAGGAACAGAACTTTTCAGAAGGTACATGAAAGGGCACAGGCTTGATAATACTTGAAAGCATTTGCAGGTATTTGCATGTTGTGAAGAAGAGTGTAGGATCTcacatgaaatttaaaaaatatatttctgtatttaaaggGAATTTGGACGTATGTATAGTGAAGTTAACATAGCTAAGGTCCTATCACTTGCCCAAGTGCTCTACTTTATTACCAGGCTAATAAGGAAATCTTTGTCTGTGCATGATTGCATGTATGCTAGCCAAAGGAAAAACTTGGagcaaaaaatgtttaaaagacAACAgtaatatatatttgtttttctagcTCTGTAGAAGGTTTACATAAATGGAGTTTACAGTGGCACATTCCACTGTGATGAGTTGAGAATTTATAGCTTatgaaaacttcatttttttctcaatttatttctgcaaatacTTTGCTGATTCATTAATCATAGcattaaagtaaaaaatctaaattaattttattttataacatGGCTAAGAGAATCTTAGGGATTCCCTATTCAGTTCTCCAATTGTACAGTTTTGTCACTTCCTTGTGAGACTGCTAGCAATGGTCCTAGATGCTAATAAGTGGTATTAAAGGAACTGAGACTTCTTGCTAATAGTCAAGTGAAACACAGTAAACAAAAACTGTCTTCTCAGTGCTACAGGTATGTGCATTATTTGCCAAGTAATTGCTCGAGTAACTGCATGAACTTTGTCCAAGTCCAGAGTCTGAGTCTTGGTAGACTGAATGCCATCAGTCCTGTTCAGCATTCATTGCTAATAACTCAAAATAACGTGGGGTGCATCTCCTAAAATTAATGCCCAATTGTGTTTACGTATGTCTGCTTAGAAAGGAATCtctaaaaattaaacaaatgatCCCTCAAAGCATTACTGCCCTCCTGACCAAGTCCCCTCACTTTGAAATGTTGTCCTGGGATAGGTGGAAACATGAGAGATCTAGAACTGGCTCAGCAACTCCAAACTGAAGAGGATGAACGGCAGAGATCAGAAGAAGAGAAGCGAGAgagagaagaatttaaaaagctgCAGGTACACTCTTGTTTCTGAATGGTAAATTTAAAACCAGTTGGGCCTTTAGAAGCTGAGTATCTTGGAATTGTAATGTCCTGGAATGGCCTTGCCAGGTCAGACTGCAAGCCACACAGTCTGTGTTGAGGTAATGGTACGGGATGGGTTGGAAGCAAATTCAGTCTCTTGGCAGTGCTGATCCTGGCAGAGTGCTGGACATGACAGTCTTGAGCTACTTGGCTTTACAGCTTTGAGTGGTGCTGGCTCAGGatggggctggctgctccctgtgcttgctgttctgctctcccagcagctgctgccagtgctccaGCCAGCTCTTGTGCTCTGCCTTGCAGTGCAGCCTGGTGCATATTCCTTGCCAGAGTGCCAAAGGCTCTGAACATCCTGGATGTCCTTTACTGGAATACCATCACCTGCTCCAGGTCCTGCTTCCCTCTGTGTCCCATCTCACAGCCCTAGTAACTCATTTCCCACTCACATTGCCTCCTTGCCAGACTGCCTCTGTGCCGATGGCTCTGCCAAGAGAGAGCAGAGGGATGTGTCTGCTCTTCCAGGTGTGGCTTTCCTAGTCCCATATTCATGTTCAGGATTGAAGCTTCGTCTTCAGCTCTAAAATAATTGTAATTCTGAAGTTTTTATGTCTTACCTTTTTTCAAAGTTACTGATAGTGATTTTGAGAAACTGTATGGACAAaaggtgaattttaaaaatgtgattgaAATCATGTACATTCCATCCCTAACAGAGACAGTATGGCTTGGATAATTCTGGTGGCTTCAAGCAGCAATTTCTAAAGAATATGGAAAGAGAAGTTGATAGAGGAAGGATGCAGCCCTTTGAATATCATAAGAGAAAAGCTGACATGATGGAAAGTTTGGCTTCTGGTATAGATGATGGGAGAACCAAGACATCAGGTAAAGATGCTGAAATTATACAACTAAAACTGTACTTTCTAGACCTTAGATTGTAGTGACCAAACCAGTCTTTAACAAAACATATAATTCATTGCTTAATATTTGCTGTGTCTTAGTTCTAAGCATAATTTTCTAGATAAATCCAAATTGTTACAGTCCTAAATAAGGAAATTAAATCATATCTTggtatatttttattctaacTTACAGGCtaggctgtttttttttttttttttttctctttttctttcttcttttttttctcattttggttttttctttttcctgtggatATTGGAACCAAGTTGTCTGGTTAATGGCACAAATAGATGTATTATATGTATCAGAAGATGCACATGTCTTATCACAAGCTCGTTGCCCTTGACTCTGTGCTTGATTACTGCTTAGTACTTGTTGGTTCCTAATCCAGTGTAGCTGTTCAAATTTGCAGCAGCTTTTTGTCTTGTGTTTCTGTTAATTGTTACATTGTGTAAGCTGGTTGCAGATAAGCACAGTGATCACCTGATTACAAAGCCCAAGAGAGGACTGGGAGGAGTAGACATCTACTTGATACATCTTCTCTTAAATGTTTTATGGTTGGTGCAGAAACACAGGGCAGATGGGTCTCTGTGCCCCTTTCAAAAGGCTCCCTTGTCTTTCCAAGACCACAATTCAATGGTCTTTGAGCCTATTGCTGATGGTTCTGGCTTACAAAATATCCACTTGGTTCTTAACAGGTAATATAAAATTTCTTCTGTCAAACAGATTGTGTGGAAATAACACATTTAAAGTTTTCATTCTTGGTAATGATTTAGATTTCAGAGAGAatcttagaaaataatttgtggaGACTATGGAATAATTCTTTTCACAACAGCATGGCTATGAAAGGGCTTTGAGGATTTACATGTATGAATTGGAGAGAGCATTcccaaacatattttttcacattaacAAAGGAGAACACTGGAATATCCTGTAAGagtattatttgaaaatatttacaataattcTCAAGTTCTGTGCCGTTTCTgccattccttttttttttccctcttagtttctccaggaaaaataaGCTGGGGGGAATAAAAGGTTTACATAGTATGCATAAGTATTGCCATGTTTTTAAGATGATGTTGTACTGCAGGTGGCAGGGGCATAGGAATGCTTTATTGGTAACATACTTTTTCTATATCATTGTAATAGTTTCTTTGACTATTGCAGTtcataattttgtttaatttaaaataatcattgtgtagcaacagtgaaaaaatagatttagtTTTGAAAACTTCATAGTACATAAATTCATCCAAGTAAAGACCACTGAAATTAAATAGGGGCAATTTCCACTGATTTTGTGATTTGGGCTCTAAATGtaatgaagttttaaaataaattgtattaatCTGTATCTGTTCCAAGTTGGGGAAGGAGTCTTCTGGTAAATTTAGTTGTACATTTTACAGATAAACTTCATATTTTGTCTTCTTTAGGAGTCATTGAAGCATTGTGCAAGTACTATCAGAGTGAGAACAAAGATGTGAGGCGTGTATGGCTTTCAGCAGGAGTAGATCACTTCCACTCATCTTTGGGTGACAGAGGCTGGGGTTGTGGTTACAGGAATTTCCAAATGCTCCTTTCCTCACTGTTGCAAAACAGCTTCTACAATGACTGCCTGAGAGGTATTAAACAAAATGCTGCTTGTTCCACGTACCTTGGATGACAACCTGTTGACTGATGCTTTGCCTTTTCATTTACACAGCAAGTTTTACAAGGTCAATGATACCTATTAAATGGTGGTTATACCACTGGAACTTTCTGTGGAAGAGTCAGAGGTGAATACTTGAATACTGGCAAGAAATTATGTGGTTGAAGTTTTACCTTTAGTTTTTTTGGTGCATCTTTGTAACATCAACTGCCTGTTATAAAAGAAGCTGAATAGTTTTAATTAATAGACTATTTCAGTCACTGTAACAACAattcaaaagcttttctgttccAGATACTACACTAATTCCTAGTATCCCAAAGATTCAGTCCATGATTGAAGATGCCTGGAGAGAAGGTTTTGATCCTCATGGGGCATCTCACTTCAACAACAGATTACATGGTTCCAAAGCATGGATAGGAGCATGTGAAATTTATTCACTATTAACCAGTCTCAGGATAAAGTAAATATTGCTTTTTGTTGTGGTTGTTATTATTAACTGCTGATTTAAGTGCTGTACCTTTAAAGGTTAGAATTCCCAACTGTGTGATGACGAAGCCACCTTAGTGACTAAATTTAACCATATATAAACAAATTGATTTAATGCAGCATGAAGCTGTCTAACTACTTACAGGTACAGGTAACTATTTATAGGAGGTACATAAACTGAGTAACTGCTTAGATCATTGAGACTTGATGCTGAATTATGCCACATATGCAtaaattaaagcattaaaaacttcatttctctgaaagtttcttttcaaGAAGAATCTGAATTTCAGCTATTTTCTATGGCTTTTAATTGGATTCTATAGTGTATAACATacaaaaaaatgtaacattaaTTTTTGCAAGTTTCACAAGTTCTTGTTAGACTGAACACAGTAGAGCATTTGTTTCTTATGTAATAAATTTTCCAGTTTGTGATAGTATATGTTTCATTGCTTTGTAATTATGTGTCCCTTacttctgtattaaaaaataagaaagtagTACGGACCATTGGGTGCAGGAGGCAGGGACCCAGAGGTGAAAAGAAGCAACCTGCTtgaaattttgttgttttcattctcAATGTTTTGTAGGTGCCAAATCATTGACTTTCACAAACCCACTGGCCCTATGGGTACACACCCTCGCTTGTTTGAGTGGATTTTACATTACTATTCTGCAGATAATGAAGGTGGTGCAAAGGTGGTGTGTACTTCCAAACCACCTATCTACTTGCAACATCAAGGTCAGTGTCACAATATGCTGGTTTCTTACCATTCTCTATCTCTTTACAGCAGttcagagcagcattttttaGTCCTTCTTCATTGAATTGAAggcttggttttatttcctgaaattaTCCTATTTCGTAAGAGCAACATTAAAGGTTGTATTTTTATTGGATGGAAGAGCTGAATGTGATTGGGATTTCAACTTTTTGACGTGTACTCTTATAACTGTCTTCTTAAATTCTGAGTAATGCCTGCCTTGATCTGAAAATCAGTCATAAGTTACAAGGTAGTAAATGGGATTTATATGTTTCTAAACTACTGAAACTCTTGTTTTGATGATAGGTCACAGTCGTACTGTTGTTGGAATAGAGGAGAAGAAGAACAAAAGCTTATGTTTGCTACTGTTTGACCCAGGATGTTCTTCCCAACAAATGCAGAAACTGCTGAAACAAAACAGTGATGGATCTGGTCTCAGACTACTTCAGAAATTTGTGGGTaacctgaaagaaaagcaatatcAGATAGTGGCTGTAGATGGGGTGCTCTCTTTGGAAGAGAAAGCTGTAAGTATATCTCAGAAAACAGTTTCTGTTTGTGAAAATTTAAGACCATTTGCATCTCTTCTTTCAATGCTTATGCATATATGGTTGCATGGTGaattttttgcatcttttcacTTTCCTtgatctttttctctcctgctttctgctTATATAATCCCAGGGTATCAAAGCCAATAACATTTTGCATATAAATGAATGCCACCTTGATGCAGCTGACAACTTCTAGGTCTTGTATGAAGCTTTCAGCTGTTTGCAGATgtaaattgggattttttaaaattttccattttcttacaATGTTTTCTCCCAAATGACTGACTGTAAGCATGTAAGTTACTTACAAACACAGTGCAAAATTATGTTCAGAGGTTTGAGCTGTTGAAATTATTATGAATGCTATTCATGTGTTTGACTTTGGGgcattttaccttttttaagACCTTAGAGGTTTTCAGCAGATTGTCAaatgtggtttttgtttcttaagctttttctttcctacacTTACAAATTGATTCTGAGGTATTCCAATTCTGTGGTGTCGTATCAGCACTGTTCAGCATGTTCAAGCTTCAGGACacacttttatttaaactgaaaaaactGGCAACTGAATCACTTGCTCAGCTATATTTAACGTGCATCTTGAAATGAGGTATTAAGTGTTTTCTGGCCCTGAACGTGTCAGAAGTGTCTGTGAAAAATGACCATCCTCTCCTCATTCTggaaaaaagccttaaaattcAGGACACAGTGTAAAAAAGGTgttgtttgggatttggtgAGGGTGGTGGTGttcatttggttttggtttgccacttttttcttcttttcaaaaatctgatttatatttaaaaatatcagttGTATAGAGTGTTGTCTTGGAAGCTCCCATTTAAGTAAGATGGAACGTAACCCCTAACACTCTTTAAGATTACTAAACTGCTAATTTGGAAGAAGCTCTTTTAAGTGCTAGTTTTGTTCATTAAAgtatttgcttttcctctctatTTTTAGGCTCGCTGCCGTGCTTCTCAGGTCTTAACATCAGAGAAGATTCCTTAAAGGATACCTTTGTAACCTGCTTCTGGAACTTGCTGGGTGCAAAACATTAAACTTCTGGACTGTGACCTTAACCCAACAATTTTTAGACTTAAACTGTGTCTCCATAAGTGCTTGGGAGTTTTGGGAAAGCACTACACTGGAGTAAACCTGTAGTTTTTGTGTTCAGTCAAAACTCTGGCATCCTGATACAAATGTAACGGTGAAGTATACTGGTCCTTGTCTCACTAGAAAATGGGTTATTTTCTTAGTTGCTTAGAATTAGCAACACCTACTGTCTTGTAGCAAAGTATATACTGTTGGTAATCAGCAGTGGATAAAGATACTATGGAACTACTTCATTGGAGTTCCTGTCATGGTTTACCTCTGTAAATGTGTTTATGCTGCCACTGTGACCAGTCCTCTATTTCTTTACAGTTCAGTCTGTTGCACCAGGGATTAATTTACCAGTAAACTTCTTTTCAATTAGCTGGCCTCTCTAGATGTATCACTTGAATACATGTGCTTAGGAGGTGGATCAGTGTTGGCATTGGCTAAGAGGTCTAACAAAGCAGTGTCCAAAATAGTGTGTGTGCTTTAGGTGCTGTGCAAGACAATTCTTTGGGTAGAGGAATAAAATACTCCTTTTGTACCATGAATGAATaaaattcatatattttttaaaagtgcttaTTCTATCTTCccttcatccttttttttttaatttctattttttctgtgttttataacGTATATCCCAAAAGGACACTGCCTTTTGACTAGTGCCTCTGTTGTGCAGGGTTAATGCCATTTAAGAGACTGGAGCTGTCTGCTGAAACAAGTGTCTTGGGTGTTTGAGGCACTTTACTGTACCTAGGACGTGCTGCTCTGGTTCAATGTGAGAGCCCTGCCCCTCCAGGAGGGAAGCTGAGGGCTGGTGGAGCGTGTTGCAGCCTGTAGTACAGGCTGTTTTTGCTTTCCCAGCTGTATCATGCATCAACCTATTGTAGTTGGAGTTTAGATATATCCCTTTCAATGCTGACACCTAAATACAGGTGTAAGAGCCTTTACTGCTTTCTCTCATGTTTCATGTGCTCTGGCAATAAGAACTTGTTGTTTTTGGAAGCAGTGAAACATGTGAACATGTACACATATTACAATCCATAAATCATTGATCTTTCTGAAATacatgtaaaattttaaaaaaatagttatgAAAATGCATTCATTCAGTAGCTGTGTAGTAGTGGCCTTTAAGCTGTGAAAGGTTTAAATACTTAGGACACTAGTGGGGCTCAGACTAGGGAAGAGAGTTCCTGGGAACTGGGGGACTATCAGCTCCATGTTAGCCCTGGTCTGTGATGCAGGTGTCAAAcaaatggaaggaaggaaggaaaaggagagatgCCAATAATGCAATCATAATTTGGATGCAAAATCCTAGGCTTTGCAGCATGCTTGAGATTATACCCCTGGCATCTTGATGTGGTAGGCACCATCCTCTGAATTTTAACAGAGCTCTGGCACCAACTATTCAAAACACTCAGCCTGTTCAAAACTAAATTCACTCTGGTCAAGGTGCAGTGTTGCAACTCGCTATTGCCTCCATCCATTACAGTCCATGCTTTGGACTGAGGCAGTTAATATACAAGAAATGTTGTCAGCACTAGgattttaaattactgtaattCTGTCAAAGTTTATAAATGAGGTTTTATTCAGTTAATATGAACTAGTTTTCCATTTAATCCAAAGTAGATAAGCTAATTCAAATCTCCCAGCTAAAAatctcttctctctgttcaCTTTAGCAAActaacacacacacagccaaGCTTATTCTCAGtcaaattccctttttatttcagatgttaATTGCTAACAAAGCTAAACAAATCTGCAGTTCAGACTGAGTTGCTACAACTTCTTCCAAGGACCTGGAGGAACAGATTTTATGCAATTTCTTTGTCACTTCAACCCTTattatttcctctgctttgaaatataacagcaaaaacacattttcacattttaactTGTTTTACATAATTTTAACATCTTTTAAGCTATACATTCTCTGCATGAAAACCAATAAATATGTTAGTGTGAAAACAGACTAGAAAATTTCATTATTCTAGAAATATAATTCATGAGAAACTTTCTTTCATATGTAAATGACTTATCAGTGATCCACTTGGAAAATTTTCTGATTATCACATTTGCACAGACTACACAGGATTCTTGGATTTGGTCCAAATTTAGAGAGCTCCAATTCACTCCTTTTATGAAAAAACAGCAGTTTTAAACATACATAGCTAGAAATGGAAAGCAGCCTTAGGAATTAAATGGGGTTTTATGCAGCTGAGTTGATACAAACCAGAAATAATAAGTTCAGTGCTGAAGAGAATTTTAAAGCATCCTAGCAATTACCCAGGAAGCTGGATGTAGTAACTATGAAGCTTTCAATCCAACTGTCTCTTTGGAAATGACAAGATTTAATATCACATTAGCTCACAACTTTTTAATGTATCTGGTAACTCTGTTGGAGCACAGATCCTGCTTATTGCTTTGAAACCTAAAACATCATTGAGACCTAGATGCTTATCTAGAGTTCTTAGTagccaaaattaaaaagatcAAAGGGACGACAGTACGAACAAAGGCACATGGTTAATTTATAAAAGTATTTACAGGGTACTTGAAAACTTATTTCTATCTACTAGAAATTCATTCACCttgaatgaagaaaagaaaagaaaaaggttcaAGGAGGTCATCCTAAACAGAT of the Camarhynchus parvulus chromosome 3, STF_HiC, whole genome shotgun sequence genome contains:
- the ZUP1 gene encoding zinc finger-containing ubiquitin peptidase 1: MVLCDVCGRALPSEAAAGRHPRRPSLCRRQPRCPLCAAAVGCEELRRHMETAHPEPGPPGSRRPGAPPECPFCGEAAGRELEEHVRARHGHLLGAPGTDTGNGEQLYECPMCSLTCTNIQILEEHVDLHLEEQNFSEGGNMRDLELAQQLQTEEDERQRSEEEKREREEFKKLQRQYGLDNSGGFKQQFLKNMEREVDRGRMQPFEYHKRKADMMESLASGIDDGRTKTSGVIEALCKYYQSENKDVRRVWLSAGVDHFHSSLGDRGWGCGYRNFQMLLSSLLQNSFYNDCLRDTTLIPSIPKIQSMIEDAWREGFDPHGASHFNNRLHGSKAWIGACEIYSLLTSLRIKCQIIDFHKPTGPMGTHPRLFEWILHYYSADNEGGAKVVCTSKPPIYLQHQGHSRTVVGIEEKKNKSLCLLLFDPGCSSQQMQKLLKQNSDGSGLRLLQKFVGNLKEKQYQIVAVDGVLSLEEKAARCRASQVLTSEKIP